A stretch of Anoplopoma fimbria isolate UVic2021 breed Golden Eagle Sablefish chromosome 4, Afim_UVic_2022, whole genome shotgun sequence DNA encodes these proteins:
- the LOC129090598 gene encoding LOW QUALITY PROTEIN: plastin-3-like (The sequence of the model RefSeq protein was modified relative to this genomic sequence to represent the inferred CDS: inserted 1 base in 1 codon) — protein LDVDGNGYICASELAELFHKVGCSMPGYQIRELLQKLDRDNDSRINLEEFTSIFKEMKEDRMSQSFRKALNKKEGIXSARGTSTISSEGTQHSISEQERFAFANYINSSLEKDPDCKHVLPINPETEALFKAVADGIILCKLINLSVADTIDERTINKKKLTAFTTQENLNLALNSASAIGCQVVNIGALDLKEGKPHLVLGLLWQIIKIGLFANIELSRNEAIAALLEEGESLEELMKLSPDELLLRWANFHLKKVGMSISNFSGDIKDSKAYFHLLEQIAPDGSKEDVPRIEVDMTGLYEKDLTKRAECMLKQADRLGCRQFVTATDVVCGNAKLNMAFVATLFNKHPALTKPENQDWILESETREERTFRNWMNSLGVNPHVHHIYGDLQSAMVILQLYERIKVPVDWDSRVNHPPFKGVGGGHLKKMENCTYAVELGKTKAGFSLVGIGGQDLYDGNQTLTLALVWQLMRRYTLNVLEDLGHGEVAGDDLIVSWVNKTLAGAGKSSSIKSFKDKAIGTSIPVLDLIDAIQPQSVNFELVQQGSLSDEDKLNNAKYAVSMARKIGAKVYALPEDLVEINPKMVMTIFACLMGRGMNRA, from the exons CTAGATGTGGATGGTAATGGTTACATCTGTGCCTCGGAACTCGCTGAACTCTTCCACAAGGTGGGCTGTTCCATGCCCGGGTACCAGATCAGAGAACTCCTCCAGAAGTTGGACAGAGACAACGACAGCCGCATCAACCTTGAAGAGTTCACGTCT attttcaagGAAATGAAGGAGGACCGCATGTCCCAGAGTTTCAGGAAAGCTCTGAACAAGAAAGAAGGCA CTAGCGCTCGGGGAACCAGCACCATCTCTAGTGAAGGAACTCAGCATTCCATCTCTG AGCAGGAGCGCTTTGCCTTTGCCAACTACATCAACTCTTCTCTGGAGAAGGATCCAGACTGCAAACACGTCCTGCCCATCAACCCCGAAACTGAAGCTCTGTTCAAAGCAGTGGCAGACGGCATCATACTTTG TAAACTCATTAACCTTTCTGTCGCTGACACTATTGATGAGAGAACcatcaataaaaagaaactcaCAGCTTTCACCACTcag GAGAATCTGAACTTGGCTCTGAATTCCGCCTCGGCCATCGGCTGTCAAGTCGTCAACATCGGCGCTCTAGATCTGAAGGAGGGGAAACCTCACCTGGTGCTCGGACTCCTCTGGCAGATCATCAAGATTGGACTGTTCGCCAACATAGAGCTGAGCCGTAATGAAG CTATAGCAGCACTGCTGGAGGAAGGGGAGAGTCTGGAGGAGCTGATGAAGCTCAGTCCTGATGAGCTGCTGCTGCGCTGGGCCAATTTCCACTTGAAGAAAGTTGGCATGTCCATATCGAACTTTTCTGGAGACATTAAG GACTCCAAGGCGTACTTCCACCTGCTAGAGCAGATCGCTCCAGACGGCAGCAAAGAAGACGTCCCAAGGATCGAGGTGGACATGACTGGTCTTTAT GAGAAGGATCTCACAAAGAGAGCAGAGTGTATGCTAAAACAGGCCGACCGCCTCGGCTGCCGACAGTTTGTTACCGCCACCGATGTCGTGTGTGGAAACGCCAAGCTCAACATGGCCTTCGTGGCCACGCTCTTCAACAAACACCCGGCGCTCACCAAACCGGAGAACCAAGACTGGATTCTGGAGA GCgagaccagagaggagaggacgttCAGGAACTGGATGAACTCTCTGGGAGTCAATCCGCATGTTCACCATATCTACGG TGATCTGCAGAGCGCCATGGTAATTCTCCAGCTCTATGAAAGGATCAAGGTACCAGTGGACTGGGACAGCAGAGTCAACCACCCTCCATTCAAGGGAGTAGGAggaggacatttaaaaaag atgGAAAACTGTACCTACGCTGTGGAGCTGGGAAAGACAAAAGCTGGTTTCTCCCTGGTGGGAATCGGCGGACAGGACCTCTACGATGGCAATCAGACACTAACTCTGGCACTGGTGTGGCAGCTGATGAGA AGGTACACGTTAAATGTTCTTGAAGACCTTGGACATGGAGAAGTCGCAGGAGACGATTTAATAGTTTCATGGGTCAACAAGACTTTGGCTGGGGCCGGCAAGAGTTCCTCTATCAAAAGCTTTAAG GACAAGGCAATCGGTACCAGTATACCAGTTCTGGACCTGATCGATGCCATTCAGCCCCAGAGTGTGAACTTTGAGCTGGTTCAGCAAGGAAGTCTGTCAGACGAAGACAAACTGAACAATGCCAA ATATGCCGTTTCCATGGCGAGAAAGATTGGGGCCAAAGTCTACGCGCTGCCTGAGGACCTGGTGGAGATCAACCCCAAAATGGTGATGACCATCTTCGCCTGCCTGATGGGGAGAGGCATGAATAGGGCgtaa
- the LOC129090002 gene encoding uncharacterized protein LOC129090002, whose protein sequence is MSGPVSMELSPPPSGLEAEYETLFTKGSLPFLHELISTFDEEVDQVLRLRVSRKAHLDLSADLPSFLESTTHIRKDPAWRVLPVPPRLQRRHVDIGDLAPCDTQRFIKALQSPAQGIQVDFDDGNCPTYYNQVKGIHNVVKAVHNQFPNVPHISQAPVLMLRPRAWNMVEHNMMVAGKEAPGPLVDFGLLMFHCGETLFENKSGPFFYLSKVESFMEARLWNKIFVWTQQKLGLPLGSIKATVLIENILAAFEMEEILYELRDHSAGLNCGIWDYSASFVNKFGHRQAFLLPDRSKYVNMEKRFLRSYMDLLVQTCHRRGALATGGMAALLLPQDPLRDSHSRVLATVTRLKLLEIQAGVDGFMVYDLSLIEPMQKLFKLHTEGHNQLHQLRHDVTVTPDDLLSMPLGGVTLYGLKYNIAVGVLFVNAWLSGRGHFFYRGQVEDSATAEISRSQVWQWIRHQTQLEDDSRVVSRRLVTDLIKELMMELRALCHSVRTKQRLHTAADMFLEVVLKRDFPEFITTYLIQDHTFLSSQNSEQVEALNTDSLQPKL, encoded by the exons ATGTCT GGTCCAGTCAGCATGGAGCTGTCCCCACCACCCTCAGGTCTAGAAGCAGAATATGAGACACTTTTCACCAAAGGCTCCCTCCCTTTCCTGCATGAGCTGATCTCCACATTTGATGAAGAGGTGGATCAA GTCCTGCGGTTACGCGTGTCCAGAAAGGCCCATTTGGACCTTTCAGCTGACTTGCCAAGCTTTCTGGAGAGTACCACACATATCAGGAAAGACCCAGCCTGGAGGGTGCTCCCCGTCCCCCCGAGGCTCCAGAGAAGACATGTGGATATCGGGGACCTGGCTCCCTGCGACACCCAGCGCTTCATTAAAGCTCTGCAGTCACCAGCACAAGGCATACAG GTTGACTTTGATGATGGGAACTGCCCTACATATTACAACCAGGTCAAAGGCATTCATAACGTTGTTAAGGCAGTTCACAACCAGTTCCCCA ATGTTCCACACATATCTCAGGCTCCAGTGCTGATGCTTCGCCCTCGTGCCTGGAACATGGTGGAGCACAACATGATG GTGGCAGGGAAGGAGGCTCCCGGTCCTCTCGTTGACTTTGGACTCCTCATGTTCCACTGTGGAGAGACACTTTTTGAAAACAAGAGTGGACCCTTTTTCTACCTCtcaaaa GTGGAGAGCTTCATGGAGGCCAGACTATGGAACAAGATATTTGTCTGGACACAACAGAAG TTGGGCCTTCCACTGGGCAGCATTAAGGCGACGGTGCTAATTGAAAATATATTAGCAGCATTTGAGATGGAGGAGATTCTCTACGAGCTGCGAGACCATTCAGCAGGACTCAACTGTGGCATCTGGGATTATTCAGCGTCCTTTGTCAATAAGTTTG GTCACCGACAGGCCTTCCTGCTGCCCGACCGCAGTAAATATGTCAATATGGAGAAGCGTTTCCTGCGCAGCTACATGGACCTGTTGGTTCAGACGTGTCACCGGAGGGGAGCGCTGGCCACAGGAGGCATGGCAGCCCTGCTGCTGCCTCAGGACCCGCTCCGTGACTCCCACAGCAGAGTGTTGGCTACTGTCACCAG ACTGAAGTTGCTGGAGATTCAGGCTGGTGTGGACGGTTTCATGGTGTATGATCTGAGCTTGATTGAGCCCATGCAGAAA CTCTTCAAGCTCCACACTGAAGGCCATAACCAGCTCCATCAGCTACGCCATGATGTCACTGTGACTCCTGATGACCTACTGTCCATGCCTTTG ggaGGAGTCACCCTTTACGGATTGAAGTACAACATTGCAGTTGGTGTCCTCTTTGTTAATGCTTGGCTATCAG GTAGAGGCCACTTTTTCTACAGAGGCCAGGTCGAAGATTCAGCCACAGCAGAGATTTCCAGATCACAG GTGTGGCAGTGGATCCGTCATCAGACTCAGCTGGAGGACGACAGCCGGGTGGTGAGCAGGCGGCTGGTGACTGACCTCATCAAAGAGCTCATGATGGAGCTCAGGgctctctgtcactctgttaG GACTAAACAGAGGTtacacacagcagcagacatGTTCCTGGAAGTGGTCCTAAAGAGAGATTTCCCAGAGTTCATCACCACCTACTTAATTCAGGATCACACCTTTCTCAGCTCCCAGAACTCTGAACAGGTGGAGGCTCTGAACACAGACTCGCTCCAACCCAAACTGTGA
- the LOC129090283 gene encoding fibroblast growth factor 4-like, with amino-acid sequence MSSSRSMLLFGILLCSSFAPLPVISSKRHSIRSAGSLLHALGSSWDKREVTARDGEYLLGIKRLRRLYCNVGIGFHIQVLPNGKITGVHNENRYSLLEMSPVERGVVTLFGVRSGLFIAMSDKGKLYGSGRYNDECKFKENLLANNYNAYESAAYPGMYIGLSKTGKTKRGNRVTPTMTVTHFLPRI; translated from the exons ATGTCATCGTCAAGGTCCATGCTCCTCTTTGGGATCCTCCTGTGCAGCTCCTTTGCTCCTCTCCCAGTCATCAGCAGTAAGAGACATAGCATACGGAGCGCCGGGTCATTGTTGCATGCCCTCGGCAGCTCCTGGGACAAGAGGGAGGTGACAGCTAGAGATGGAGAATACCTGCTGGGGATAAAGAGACTGAGAAGGCTTTACTGTAATGTGGGCATTGGCTTCCACATTCAGGTCTTACCAAATGGGAAGATCACAGGCGTGCATAATGAAAACAGATACA GCCTTCTAGAGATGTCCCCAGTGGAGAGAGGAGTGGTCACTTTGTTTGGAGTGAGAAGCGGCCTCTTCATTGCCATGAGCGACAAGGGGAAACTCTATGGCTCG GGTCGCTACAACGATGAATGCAAGTTCAAGGAGAATCTCCTGGCCAACAACTATAATGCCTATGAATCAGCTGCCTACCCTGGCATGTACATTGGCCTCAGCAAGACTGGCAAAACCAAGAGAGGCAACCGGGTCACACCCACCATGACTGTGACACATTTCCTTCCCAGGATATga